The genomic region GCCGGAAATGGGCGCGACCGGCCGCGGCGAAGACATGGAGATCACGACCTATCTGGAGCAGGCGCTGAGCTCGGAGCTGCAGGGCAATCTCGTCGACATCTGCCCGGTCGGCGCGCTGACCTCGAAGCCGTACGCCTTCGCCGCGCGTCCGTGGGAGCTCGGCAAGACCCAGTCGGTCGACGTCATGGACGGCGTGGGATCTGCGATCCGCGTCGACACCCGCGGCCGCGAGGTGATGCGCATCCTGCCGCGCATCAACGAGGCGGTGAATGAGGAGTGGATCTCCGACAAGACCCGGCACGTCGTCGACGGCCTGCGCACGCAGCGCCTCGACCGGCCCTATGTGCGCGAGAACGGCCAGCTCAGGCCGGCGACATGGCAGGAAGCCTTTGCTGCCATCGCCGCCAAGGCCGGCCGCAGCGACGGCAAGCGGATCGGCGCGATCGCCGGCGATCTGGCCGCGGTCGACGAAATGTACGCGCTGAAGGAGCTGCTCGCGAAGTTCGGCTCGGTCAATCTGGCGGTGCAGGGCGGCGACGCGTTCGACGCCAAGGCGGGCCGCGGCTCCTACATCTTCAACCCGACCATCGCCGGCATCGACCAGGCCGACGCGATCCTGATCGTCGGCTCGCATCCGCGCAAGGAAGCCGCCGTGCTGAACGCGCGGATCCGCAAGCGCTGGCGCACCGGCGGGCTCAAGGTCGGCATGATCGGCGCCAAGGCCGATTTCACCTATGACCACGACTATCTCGGCGCGGGCACCGATACGCTGGCCGATCTCGTGGCGGGCAAGCACTCCTTTGCCGACGTCTTGAAGAAGGCCCAGCACCCGATCATCCTGGTCGGCGCCGGCGCCTATACCAGGCATGACGGCGCGGCGGTGCTGGCGCAGGCCGCCAAGCTCGCGGTCGACGTCGGTGCGCTGAAGGACGGCTGGAACGGCTTTGCCGTGCTGCAGGATACCGCCTCGCGCGCCGGTGCACTCGATATCGGCTTCTCGCCGGCGGCGGGCGGGCTGACCTCGGCGCAGATGACGACCTTCGGCACGCTCGACGTGCTGTTCCTGCTCGGCGCCGACGAGATCAAGGCGCCGGACGGCACCTTCGTGGTCTATATCGGCACCCATGGTGACCAGGGCGCGCATCGTGCCGACGTCATCCTGCCGGGCGCGGCCTATACCGAGAAGTCCGGTATCTACGTCAACACCGAAGGCCGGGCGCAGATCGCCAACCGCGCCGCGTTCCCGCCGGGCGAGGCCCGCGAGGACTGGGCGATCATCCGCGCGCTGTCCGACGTGCTCGGCAAGAAGCTGCCGTTCGACTCGCTGCAGGCGCTGCGTCAGGCTATGTTCAAGGCCTACCCGCATCTGATGCGGCTCGACCAGATCGAGGCCGGCAAGCCCGACGACGTCAAGGCGCTGGCAGGCAAGGGCGGGAGCGTCGACAAGGCGGCATTCAAGCCGACCGTCGAGGATTTCTATCTGACCAACCCGATCGCGCGGGCCTCTGCCGTGATGGCGGAATGCTCGCGGCTGGCGTCGGGCCGAATGCTGACGGCAGCGGAGTGAGCGTGACCTGATGGCTGAATTCTTCGCAAGCTCGTTCTGGACCGGCTTCCTCTGGCCGCTGATCATCATGGTCGCGGAGAGCCTGTTGCTGCTGGTCGTGCTCCTGATCGCGATCGCCTACATCCTGCTCGCCGACCGCAAGATCTGGGCGGCGGTGCAGATCCGCCGCGGCCCCAACGTGGTCGGACCGTTCGGATTGCTGCAATCCTTCGCCGACCTCCTGAAATTCGTGCTGAAGGAGCCGGTGATTCCGTCCGGCTCCAACAAGGGCGTGTTCCTGCTCGCGCCGCTGGTGTCGTGCATCCTGGCGCTGGCCGCCTGGGCCGTGATCCCGTTTGATCTCGGCTGGGTGATCTCCGACATCAATGTCGGCGTTCTCTACATCTTCGCGATCTCGTCGCTGTCGATCTACGGCATCATCATGGCCGGCTGGTCGTCGAACTCGAAATATCCGTTCCTGGCCGCGCTGCGCTCGGCGGCGCAGATGGTGTCCTACGAGGTCTCGATCGGCTTCGTCATCATCACCGTGCTGCTCTGCGTCGGCTCGCTGAACCTGTCGGCGGTGGTCGAGGCGCAGAACACCCGCGGGCTTGCGCACCTGATCGGCCTGCCGCAGCTCACCATCCTGAACTGGTATGTGTGGCCGCTGTTCCCGATGTTCGTGGTGTTCTACGTCTCGGCGCTGGCGGAAACCAACCGTCCGCCGTTCGACCTCGTCGAAGCCGAATCCGAACTGGTCGCCGGCTTCATGACCGAATACGGCTCGACCCCGTATCTTTTGTTCATGCTCGGCGAGTATGTCGCGATCACCACGATGTGCGCGCTGGCGTCGATCCTGTTCCTGGGCGGCTGGCTGCCGCCGGTCAACCTGCCGCCGTTCACCTGGATTCCGGGCATCGTCTGGTTCGCCCTGAAGGTGTTCTTCATGTTCTTCATGTTCGCGATGGCGAAGGCGATCGTGCCGCGCTACCGCTACGATCAACTGATGCGGCTCGGCTGGAAGGTGTTCCTGCCGCTGTCGCTGGCGATGGTGGTGATCGTGGCCGGCGTGCTGCAGTTCGCCGGCATCGCGCCGAAGTGAGGCCGTCATGAGTGTCAATGTCAACGCAACAGCCCGCTCGCTTCTGCTGTCGGAATTCGTCTCGGCGTTCTTCCTCGCGATGCGCTATTTCTTCCAGCCGAAGCCGACGCTGAACTATCCCTTCGAGAAGGGCCCGATCTCGCCGCGCTTCCGCGGCGAGCACGCGCTGCGCCGCTATCCGAACGGCGAGGAGCGCTGCATCGCCTGCAAGCTGTGCGAGGCGATCTGCCCGGCGCAGGCGATCACGATCGAGGCCGGCCCGCGCCGCAACGACGGCACCCGCCGCACGGTGCGTTACGACATCGACATGGTGAAGTGCATCTATTGCGGCCTGTGCCAGGAGGCATGCCCGGTGGACGCCATCGTCGAGGGACCGAATTTCGAATTCGCGACCGAGACCCGCGAGGAACTGTACTATGACAAGGCCAAGCTGCTCGCCAATGGCGACCGCTGGGAGCGCGAGATCGCGAAGTCGATCGCGCTCGACGCGCCGTACCGGTGAGGTGAGGGCATGATCCTTCCGGCGCTGTTCTTCTACCTGTTTGCTGCGGTCTGCGTGGCCTCGGCGGTCATGGTGATTGTCTCGCGCAATCCCGTGCACTCCGTGCTGTTCCTGATCCTGGCCTTCGTCAACGCGGCCGGCCTGTTCATCCTGATGGGCGCCGAGTTCCTCGGGATGATGCTGATCGTGGTCTATGTCGGTGCGGTCGCGGTGCTGTTCCTGTTCGTGATCATGATGCTCGACGTCGACTTCGTCGAGCTGCGCGAGGGCTTCATCCAGTATCTGCCGATCGGCATCGTGATCGGCGGCATCTTCATGTTCGAGCTGCTGCTCGTCGTCGGCGCCTGGGTAATCAACCCGGCCGTGACCAAGACGATCACCGCGGCGATCCCGACCAATGTCAGCAACACGGAGGCGCTCGGCCTCGTGCTCTATACGAAGTACATCCATTACTTCCAGCTCGCCGGCATGGTGCTGCTGGTCGCGATGATCGGCGCCATCGTGCTGACGCTGCGCCACAAGGCCAAGGTCAAGCGGCAGAACATCAACGTGCAGAACGCGCGCACGCCCGAGATGGCGATGGCGATGCGCAAGGTGGCGTCGGGGCAGGGCCTGCAGGATGCCGACGCGGCGGAGTGGGTGAAATGACGATCGGGCTCGGACACTATCTCGCGGTCGCCGCGATCCTGTTCACGCTCGGGATCCTCGGCATCTTCCTCAACCGCAAGAACATCATCGTCATCCTGATGTCGATCGAGCTGATCCTGCTGTCGGTCAACATCAACCTGGTGGCGTTCTCGACCTTCCTCGGCGACATCGTCGGCCAGGTGTTCGCGCTCTTGGTGCTGACGGTGGCCGCCGCCGAGGCCGCGATCGGTCTCGCCGTGCTGGTGGTGTATTTCCGCAACCGCGGTTCGATCGCGGTTGAAGACGTCAATCTGATGAAGGGCTAGGCGCAGTTATGGTTCAGGCAATCGTATTCCTGCCTCTGCTGGGCGCCATCCTCGCAGGCATCATCTCGCTGGTCGGTGCCCATGCGCGCTGCCCGAGCGGCGATATCGTCGACCATCACGACGACGCGCATGGCGACGCCCGTGCCTCCGCCGCCCATGACGATCACGGTCATAACGACCATGGCCATGACGATCACCATGTCTCCGAGCCGGCGGCCGCCGGCTCGCGCCTCGCCGAGCTGATCACCACCGGCCTGCTGTTCGTCTCGGCGGCGCTGTCCTGGTTCACGCTGGTCGATGTCGGCTTCATGCACCATGACGCGCGCGTCGTGCTGCTGCCCTGGATCACCTCGGGCGACCTGCAGGTGGCCTGGACACTGCGGGTCGACACCCTGACGGCGGTGATGCTGGTCGTGGTCAACACGGTGTCCGCGCTCGTCCACCTCTACTCCATCGGCTACATGGACGAGGATCCGAACCGGCCGCGCTTCTTCGGCTATCTCTCGCTGTTCACCTTCGCGATGCTGATGCTGGTGACGTCAGACAACCTCGTGCAGCTGTTCTTCGGCTGGGAGGGCGTCGGCCTCGCGAGCTACCTCCTGATCGGGTTCTGGTACCAGAAACCGTCGGCCAATGCCGCGGCGATCAAGGCCTTCGTGGTCAACCGCGTCGGCGACTTCGGTTTCGCGCTCGGCATCTTCGCGATCTTCGCGCTGGTCGGCTCGACCGATTTCGAGACCATCTTCCACGCCGCGCCCGGGCTGACCGGCAAGACCATCAACTTCTTCGGCTGGCAGGCCGAGGCGCTGACCCTGACCTGCCTGTTGCTGTTCATGGGCGCGATGGGCAAGTCGGCCCAGTTCCTGCTGCACACCTGGTTGCCGGACGCGATGGAAGGTCCGACCCCGGTGTCGGCGCTGATCCATGCCGCGACCATGGTCACCGCCGGAGTCTTCATGGTGGCGCGGCTGTCGCCGCTGTTCGAGCTGTCACCGACCGCGCAGGCGGTGGTGATGTTCTTCGGCGCGACCACGGCGTTCTTCGCCGCCACGATTGGCCTCGTGCAGAACGACATCAAGCGCATCGTCGCGTATTCGACCTGTTCGCAGCTCGGCTACATGTTCGTGGCGATGGGAGCGGGGGCCTATTCGGTCGGCATGTTCCATCTGTTCACGCACGCCTTCTTCAAGGCGCTGCTGTTCTTAGGGTCCGGCTCGGTGATCTACGCGATGCATCACGAGCAGGACATCCGCAACATGGGCGGGCTGTGGCGCAAGATCCCGTACACCTTCGCGGTGATGTGCATCGGCACCCTGGCGCTGACCGGCTTCCCGCTGTTCGCCGGCTACTTCTCCAAGGACGCGATCATCGAGGCGGCCTATGCGGCGCATAATCCGTTCGCCGCCTATGCATATCTGCTGACGATCGCGGCCGCCGGCCTGACCTCGTTCTACTCCTGGCGTCTGATCTTCAAGACGTTCTTCGGCGAGCCGCACGACCAGAAGCACTATGAGGCGGCGCATGAGAGCCCGGTGTGGATGCTGGTGCCGATCGGCGTGCTCGCCGCCGGTTCGATCCTGGCCGGCCTGCCGTTCAAGGAGCTGTTCGTCAACCCGCACGGCGTCGAGGAGTTCTTCCGCGAGTCCGTGAAGATGAACCCGCACATCCTCGAGAACATGGAGCACATGCCGGGCTGGCTCGCGCCGCTGCCCACCGTGATGATGGCGCTCGGCCTGTTCATCTCGTATCTGTTCTACATCCGCAGGCCGTATCTGCCGGTCGAGCTCGCTCGCCAGCAGCCGATGCTGTACCAGTTCCTGCTCAACAAATGGTACTTCGACGAGCTGTACGACTGGATCTTCGTGCGTCCGGCAAAGTGGCTCGGCTACACGCTGTGGAAGAAGGGCGACGGCTTCATCATCGACGGCTTCGGTCCCGATGGCGTCTCCGCCCGCGTGCTCGACGTCACCCGCAACGTCGTGAAATTGCAGACCGGCTACCTCTATCACTACGCATTCGCGATGCTGATCGGGGCTGCCGGATTGATCACCTGGTTCATGTTCGGCTTGGGAGGCCAGTAAATGACAACCTGGCCCATCCTTTCGGTTACGACCTTCCTGCCGGCGGTCGGTGCGATCTTGGTCTATCTGCTGGCGCGGGGCGGTGACGAGACCGCGAGCCGCACGGCGCGCTGGATCGCGCTGTGGACCACGCTGATCACCTTCGCGATCTCGCTGATCCTGGTAGCGCGCTTCGATCCGGCCTCGACCGATTTCCAGTTCGTCGAGAAGGCGTCCTGGCTCGCCACCGGCATCACCTATCACATGGGCGTCGACGGCATCTCGCTGCCGCTGATCATCCTGACCACCGCGATCATGCCGCTCTGCATCATCGCGAGCTGGAAGTCGGTGACGCAGCGCGTCGGCGAATACATGATGGCGTTCCTGATCCTGGAAACGCTGATGGTGGGCACCTTCTCGGCGCTCGATCTCGTGCTGTTCTACCTGTTCTTCGAGGGCGGCCTGATCCCGATGTTCCTGATCATCGGCGTCTGGGGCGGCCCGCGCCGGGTCTATGCGTCGTTCAAGTTCTTCCTCTACACCTTCCTCGGCTCGGTTCTGATGCTGCTCGCCATCATGGCGCTGTACTGGAACGCCGGCACGACCGACATCCCGACCCTGATGCACACCGCTGTGCCGCGGTCGATGCAGACATGGGCGTGGCTGGCCTTCTTTGCCTCGTTCGCGGTGAAGATGCCGATGTGGCCGGTGCACACCTGGCTGCCCGACGCGCACGTCGAGGCGCCGACGGCGGGCTCGGTGATCCTGGCCGCGATCCTGCTGAAGATGGGCGGCTACGGCTTCCTGCGCTTCTCGCTACCGATGTTCCCGCTGGCCTCGCACGACTTCGCGCCGTTCGTGTTCGTGCTGTCGGTCATCGCCATCATCTACACCTCGTTGGTGGCGATGATGCAGGAGGACATGAAGAAGCTGATCGCATATTCATCCGTCGCGCATATGGGCTTCGTCACCATGGGCATCTTCGCGGTGACGACGCAGGGCGTCGCCGGCGGCATGTTCCAGATGGTCTCGCACGGCATCGTCTCCGGCGCGCTGTTCCTCTGCGTCGGCGTGGTTTACGACCGCATGCACACCCGCGAGATCGCGGCCTATGGCGGCCTCGTCAACCGGATGCCGCTCTACGCGCTGACCTTCATGGTCTTCACCATGGCCAATGTCGGTCTGCCGGGCACGAGCGGATTCGTCGGCGAGTTCATGACGCTGCTCGGAACCTTCAAGATCTCGCTGCCGACCGCGTTCTTCGCCACCACCGGCGTGATCCTGTCGGCCTGCTACGCGCTCTGGCTCTACCGCAAGGTGGTGTTCGGCGCGCTGGTCAAGCCGTCGCTGATGTCGATCAAGGATCTCACCTTCCGCGAATGCGTGACGCTGTTCCCGCTGATCGCGCTGACCATCCTGTTCGGCGTCTATCCGAAGCCGGTGCTCGACATGTCGGCCGCCTCGGTCCAGCAGCTCGTCAACAATTACCAAACCGCCGTGACTGCCGTGAAGGCAGCCGCGCTGACCGTCCAGTAAGGCCCTCGTCATGAGCTTTTCCAGTGCAGGTTATCAGTTGCAGCCGGTGCTGCCGGAGCTGGTGCTCGCGGTCGGCGCCATGGTGCTGTTGATGATCGGAGCTTATCGCGGGCAGGGGACGACGCGGCTCGTCACGGCGCTCGCGATCTGTCTCCTGGTGCTGACCGGCGTGCTGGAGCTCTGGCTGCCGGCCGGCAAGCTCGTGACCTTCGGCGGCAGCTTCATCGTCGATGATTTCGCCCGCTTCCTGAAGGTCCTCGCGCTGATCGCCTCGGCGGCGACGCTGATCCTGTCGACCGAGTACCTGTCTCAGCCCTCGAGCCGCAACTTCGAGTTCTCGATCCTGGTGCTGCTGTCGACGCTCGGCATGATGGTGCTGATCTCGGCCGGCGATTTGATCTCGCTCTATCTCGGCCTCGAGCTGATGAGCCTTGCGCTCTATGTCGTCGCCGCCAGCCAGCGCGACAACGCCAAGTCGAGCGAGGCGGGCCTGAAGTATTTCGTGCTCGGCGCGCTGTCGTCGGGCATGCTGCTCTACGGCGCATCGCTGATCTACGGCTTCACCGGCACCGTCAGCTTCGCCGGCATCGCGGCGGCGGCGACCACCGGCAGCATCGGCATCGTGTTCGGCCTGGTGTTCCTGCTCGCTGGCCTCTGCTTCAAGGTCTCGGCAGTGCCGTTCCACATGTGGACGCCGGACGTCTATGAGGGCGCGCCGACGCCGGTGACGGCGTTCTTCGCGTCCGCCCCGAAGGTCGCGGCGCTCGCGGTGTTCACCCGCGCGACGCTGACCGCGTTCCCGGGCATCGTGACCCAGTGGCAGCAGATCCTGGTGTTCGTGGCGATCGCCTCGATGGCGCTGGGCTCGTTCGCGGCGATCGGCCAGACCAACATCAAGCGCCTGATGGCCTATTCCTCGATTGGCCATATGGGCTTTGCGCTGGTCGGCCTCGCCTCCGGCACGGTCGAGGGCGCCCAGGGCGTCCTGATCTACATCGCGATCTATGTGGCGATGACGCTCGGCTCCTTCAGCATCATCCTGGCGATGAAGCGGAACGGCCAGGCGCTGGAGCAGATCAGCGATTTCGCCGGCCTGTCCCGCACCAATCCGCTGCTCGCCTTCATCTTCGCGATGCTGCTGTTCTCGCTGGCCGGCGTGCCGCCGCTCGCCGGGTTCTTCGGCAAGTGGTACGTGTTCGTCGCCGCGATCAAGGCCAATCTGTTCACGCTCGCCGTGATCGGCGTGCTGACCAGCGTGGTGGGCGCGTTCTACTATCTGTCGATCGTCAAGGTGATGTATTTCGACCAGCCGCTCGGCAAGCTCGACCCGGTCCGCGTCGAGCTGCGCACTGTGCTGGCGGTCGCGGGCATCTTCAACATCTTCTACTTCGCCTATCCGGGCCCGCTGGTGAGCGTGGCCACGGCGGCGGCCAAATCACTATTTTGACGCGTGCGGTTCCGAAATCGGGATGCTGGCTTTCGGAACCAATCATGCGCATAACTCTGACATGACCTTCACGCTCGGGCCTCGGGCCATAGCGGCGGGCTACCGGCTCGCCGCCTTCGATCAGATCGGCTCGACCAATGCCGAGGCGATGCTGCGCGCCCGCGACGGCGCGCAGGGGCCGATGTGGTTCGTGACGCCCGAACAGACCGCGGGCCGCGGGCGGCGGCAGCGGGTCTGGGTCGCGCCGCGCGGCAATCTCGCCAGCACGATCCTCGAGGTGACCGACGTTCAGCCGGCAGTCGCCGCCACCCTCGGCTTTGCCGCCGGGCTGTCGCTTGAAGCCGCGCTGCGGAAGGTCAGCATCGAGGCGGCGCTGCGGCTCGGGCCGGACAGCCCGAAGTTCACCCTGAAATGGCCGAACGACGTGCTGGCCAATGGCAAGAAGCTCTCGGGCATCCTGCTGGAGGCCGAGGCCATCGGGAGCCGGCTGGCGGTCGTGGTCGGCATCGGCACCAATGTCGTCGCAGCACCCGAGGGGACGCCGACGCCGGCCGTATCGCTCGCGGCGCTTGGCATCCAGATCGGGGCGGAGGAGCTGTTTGCCGCGCTGTCGGACGCCTGGGTCGAGTTTCGCGGCATTTGGGACGACGGCCGCGGCTTCCCCGAGATCCGCAGGCTGTGGCTGGAGCGCGCGGCCGGCCTCGGCGAGAAGGTCGCGGTCCAGACCGGCTCGGCGACCCTTGAGGGCACGTTCGACACCATCGATGATACCGGCTGCCTGATCGTCCGCACCGCTGATGGCGAGCGCCTGCCCGTGACCGCCGGCGAGGTCTATTTCGGCACCGCAGCCTCGGTGAGGGCGGTCTGATGGCGCGTCCCGACGAACTCACCTTTGCGCCGCTCGGCGGCGTCGGCGAGATCGGCATGAACCTGTCGATCTACGGCCTCGGCAACCGCCACCAGCGGTCCTTCCTCGCGGTCGATCTCGGCGTCTCGTTTGGCGACGAGGAGCATCTTCCGGGCATCGACCTGATCATGCCCGACGTCCGCTTCCTCGAGAAGGAGCGCAACAATCTGGTGGGCCTCGTGCTGACGCACGCCCATGAGGATCATTTCGGCGCCATCATCGATCTCTGGCCGAAGCTCGGCTGCAAGATCTACGCGACGCAATTCAGCGCGGCGCTGTTCGAGGCCAAATGCGCCGCCGAGCGCAACCCGCCAAAAATCCCGGTCACGGTGATCCCGTCGGGCGGGCGGGTCGATATCGGTCCGTTCAATGTCGAGTTCATCCCGGTCGCGCATTCGATTCCGGAATCGCACGCGCTGGCGATCAAGACCGATGTCGGCACCGTGCTGCATACCGGCGACTGGAAGATCGATCCGACCCCGATCATCGGCCAGCCGACCGACGAGCGGCGGCTGCGCGAGCTCGGTGATGAAGGCGTGCTGGCGCTGGTCGGCGACTCCACCAATGCGGTGCGCGACGGGCGCTCGCCGTCGGAAACCGAGGTCGCCGCCACGATCAAGAAGCTGGTCAAGGCGGCCAAGGGCCGGGTCGCAGTCACGACCTTCGCCTCCAATGTCGCCCGGGTGCGGGCGGTGGCGGATGCCGCGAACGCCGCCGATCGAGAGGTGGTCGTGGTCGGCCGCGCCATGGAGCGCGTGGTGCAGGTGGCGCGCGAATGCGGCTATCTCGACGGCTCGCATAAATTCCGCAGCGCCGACTATTACGGCCATTTCCCGGCCGACAAGGTGCTGGCGCTGTGCACCGGCAGCCAGGGCGAGCCGCGCGCGGCGCTGGCGCGGATCGCCAATGACGACCATCCGCAGGTCACCCTGAACAAGGGCGACACCGTGATCTTCTCCTCCCGCACCATTCCCGGCAACGAGAAGGCGGTCGGCTCGATCATCAACAACCTGGTCATGCAGGGCGTCGAGATCATCACCGACCGTGAGCATCTGGTGCACGTCTCCGGCCACCCGCGCCGCGACGAGCTGCGCGACATGATCTCCTGGGTGCGGCCGCAGCTCTTGATCCCCGTCCATGGCGAGGCGCTGCATCTGGCCGAGCACGCCAAGCTGGCACGCGCCGCCGGCGTGCCCAAGGTCCTGACCTGCCGCAACGGCGACCTCGTCAAGCTCGGGCCCGGCGAGCCCGGCATCATCGGCGAGGTGCCGGCGGGCCGGCTCTACAAGGACGGAACCATCCTGGAGGACGCCAAGTCGCGTGCCGTGGTGGAACGACGGCGGATGGGCTTTGCCGGCTGCGCCTTCGTCGCCATCGCCATGACCGAGCAGGGCGAGCTCGTCGACGATCCCGAGGTTGATCTGGTCGGCATGCCGGAGAACAATGCGGCGGGCGAACTGCTCGACGACATCGTGTTCGATGTGGTGGTATCGACGATCGAGGGCCTGCCGAAGCCGCGGCGGCGCGATCCGGACGCGCTGGGGGAATCGGTGCGGCGCGCGGTGCGGGCGGCGCTGAACGAGCAATGGGGCAAGAAGCCGATCTGCGTCGTGCACGTTCTGACGGTCTGAGCCTAAGCATGATCCGGAAAAGCGCGAAGCGGTTCTCCGAAAAGATCATGCTCAACTAAAGGGAGAATGAGATGCTGGGCCGGCTCAATCACGTCGCGATCGCGGTCAAGGACGCCAAGCAGGCCGCGAAGATCTACGGCACTGCCTTCAATGCCGAGATTTCCGATGCGGTGCCGCTGCCGGAGCACGGCGTCATCACCGTGTTCGTGACGCTGCCGAACACCAAGATCGAGTTCATCGAGCCGCTCGGCGAGGCCTCGCCGATCGCGAAATTCGTCGAGCGCAATGCCGACGGCGGCATCCACCATGTCTGCTACGACGTGCCCGACATCATCGCGGCTCGCGACCGCATGATCGCCGAGGGCGCGCGGGTGCTGGGCGACGGCCAGCCGAAGATCGGCGCGCACGGCAAGCCGGTGCTGTTCTTCCACCCGAAGGACTTTTCCGGCGCCCTGGTCGAGATCGAACAGGCCTGAGGCCAGTATGGCGTACCAGATCTCCACTGGGCTTGCGATCTACTTCGTCCTTTGGTGGCTCGTGCTGTTCCTGACATTGCCGTTCGGCATACGCAGCCAGCATGAGGACGGCGTCGGCGCGCCCGGCACCGACCCCGGCGCGCCGATCCTGGCGCGCATGGGCCGCAAGCTGCTGTGGACCACGCTGATCTCGGCCGTGATCTTCTCGATCGCCATGTGGGCCTATCATTCCGGCTATCTCTCGATCGAGCGGCTGTCGAAACTGATGGGGATGCCGTTCTGATACGCAGTTTTCGTTGGATCTGAAGTAGCCCGCATGAGCGAAGCGACATGCGGGATCACCTTCCCGGGTATCGCTTCGCTCACCCGGGCTACGTACCGATGGGGATGCTGTTTTAGAAACTGATGCCAATGGAGCGGGGATCAACCTCGCCCTGGCAATGCGGAGGAGGCGACCACGATGAACCTGCAGTCCCAGCCGGGCTCCGGGCCGAGCGCATATCGAATCCTGCGGGAAGCCGATCTGCGGGATTATCTCGCGGAGCTGCCCGCCATCGTCGCGCAGCTCGGCGGCGCGCCGGCCGACTGGTCGATCAGCGAGGTCGGCGACGGCAATCTCAATCTCGTCTTCATCGTCAAGGGAAACAGCGGCGGCCTCGCGGTCAAGCAGGCGCTGCCCTATGTGCGCCTCGTCGGCGAGAGCTGGCCGCTGCCGCTGTCGCGGGCGCACTACGAGCACATGGCGCTGGTGCATCAGGCGCGGCTGGCGCCGATGCTCGTGCCTGCGGCGCTGCATCATGATGCGCCGCTCGCGCTCACCGCGATGGAGCTGCTCGAGCCGCACGTCATCATGCGCAAGGGCCTGATCGAAGCCACGCGGTACCCGCGCTTTGTCGAGGATATCTCGACCTTCCTGGCGCAAACGCTGTTCCTCACGTCCGACCTTGCCTTGTCGGCCGCGGAGAAGAAGCAGGGCATCGCCGATTTCGCCGGCAACCATGCGCTCTGCAAGATCACCGAGGATCTGATCTTCACCGATCCCTATCGCATCGCCCAGCAGAACCGCTGGACCGCGCCCTATCTCGACGCCACGGCCGCGGCGTTCCGCGAGGACCTCGACCTCCATGTCGCAATTAGCAGGCTGAAGCTGAAATTCATGGCGAGCCCGCAGGCGCTGCTGCACGGCGACCTGCACACCGGCTCGATCATGGTCACGGACAGCGAGACCAGGGTGATCGATCCCGAGTTCGCGTTCTACGGCCCGATGGGCTTCGATATCGGCGCCGTCATCGGCAATCTGCTGATGGCCTATCTCGCCTCCGCCGGCCACGAGCGCACGCCGGGCGAGCGCGCCTCGTTCGAGGCATGGCTGCTCGCGACCATCGAGGGCGTCTGGAGCGAGTTTTCCCGCAAGTTTCTCGCGCTGTGGCGCAGCGAGGCGAGGGGCGACGGCTATCCGGTGTCGCTGTTCGCGGGCGAGGCAGGTGCCGCGCGGCTGGAGGCGGAACGGCAGGCCTATATGGCGCGGCTGTTCCAGGACACCGTCGGCTTCGCCGCGGCCAAGACCATCCGGCGCATCCTCGGCCTTGCGCACAACATCGACTTCGAGTGGATCGCCGACGAGAAGCAGCGCGCGATCTGCGAGGCGCGCGCCCTCAAGCTCGCCCGCAATATGATGCTGGAGGCGGCGTCGTTCACGACGATCGGAGCAGTCACCTTCGCCGCGCGCGAACTGCGTCACTGGCAG from Bradyrhizobium elkanii USDA 76 harbors:
- a CDS encoding ribonuclease J, producing the protein MARPDELTFAPLGGVGEIGMNLSIYGLGNRHQRSFLAVDLGVSFGDEEHLPGIDLIMPDVRFLEKERNNLVGLVLTHAHEDHFGAIIDLWPKLGCKIYATQFSAALFEAKCAAERNPPKIPVTVIPSGGRVDIGPFNVEFIPVAHSIPESHALAIKTDVGTVLHTGDWKIDPTPIIGQPTDERRLRELGDEGVLALVGDSTNAVRDGRSPSETEVAATIKKLVKAAKGRVAVTTFASNVARVRAVADAANAADREVVVVGRAMERVVQVARECGYLDGSHKFRSADYYGHFPADKVLALCTGSQGEPRAALARIANDDHPQVTLNKGDTVIFSSRTIPGNEKAVGSIINNLVMQGVEIITDREHLVHVSGHPRRDELRDMISWVRPQLLIPVHGEALHLAEHAKLARAAGVPKVLTCRNGDLVKLGPGEPGIIGEVPAGRLYKDGTILEDAKSRAVVERRRMGFAGCAFVAIAMTEQGELVDDPEVDLVGMPENNAAGELLDDIVFDVVVSTIEGLPKPRRRDPDALGESVRRAVRAALNEQWGKKPICVVHVLTV
- the mtnK gene encoding S-methyl-5-thioribose kinase, whose amino-acid sequence is MNLQSQPGSGPSAYRILREADLRDYLAELPAIVAQLGGAPADWSISEVGDGNLNLVFIVKGNSGGLAVKQALPYVRLVGESWPLPLSRAHYEHMALVHQARLAPMLVPAALHHDAPLALTAMELLEPHVIMRKGLIEATRYPRFVEDISTFLAQTLFLTSDLALSAAEKKQGIADFAGNHALCKITEDLIFTDPYRIAQQNRWTAPYLDATAAAFREDLDLHVAISRLKLKFMASPQALLHGDLHTGSIMVTDSETRVIDPEFAFYGPMGFDIGAVIGNLLMAYLASAGHERTPGERASFEAWLLATIEGVWSEFSRKFLALWRSEARGDGYPVSLFAGEAGAARLEAERQAYMARLFQDTVGFAAAKTIRRILGLAHNIDFEWIADEKQRAICEARALKLARNMMLEAASFTTIGAVTFAARELRHWQPDFAR
- a CDS encoding DUF1467 family protein produces the protein MAYQISTGLAIYFVLWWLVLFLTLPFGIRSQHEDGVGAPGTDPGAPILARMGRKLLWTTLISAVIFSIAMWAYHSGYLSIERLSKLMGMPF
- the mce gene encoding methylmalonyl-CoA epimerase — translated: MLGRLNHVAIAVKDAKQAAKIYGTAFNAEISDAVPLPEHGVITVFVTLPNTKIEFIEPLGEASPIAKFVERNADGGIHHVCYDVPDIIAARDRMIAEGARVLGDGQPKIGAHGKPVLFFHPKDFSGALVEIEQA